Within Vicia villosa cultivar HV-30 ecotype Madison, WI linkage group LG1, Vvil1.0, whole genome shotgun sequence, the genomic segment tctcatttgcatttttttcatgtatcaaaataaatgtctctttagaaaATCAATGtaacatttattaattttttccactactatacccctatttattaattttttcgtttttcaaCTACTTTACTACCTAtaaaaaataagggtattttagtatatgatattaactttatcattaaaaccaacacattcaatcattttcttaagaaccgtgCAAAACTCAAAtaggacacttattatgagacggagggagtagctTGGAGTCTTCTAAAATTGGAGGAGTCTTTTCAATGGACTAATCAGAGGTGATATAGAGCTATATTAATATCGAGATAGTATAAGATTTGATGGAAAACATCCTAGATGGAACTAACTACATTAAGTCATGCAAAGAACACAAATTTCACTCATGATTTGGATTTGGTATAGGGGTGGACAAATTTTATCAGCCCGATTCAAACCGACCGATCCGTTGGTTATTTTGTGTAATCGAAACGGGTCGAATTGGGTGTTGGAttgatttagttgtttaattTAGATATTGTAGAGTTGTTTCGATCGAGCTCGGATGATTATTTTAAATCCGTCAAAAATCAAATTCGACCAAACTCAATcaatatttagtttatttatttttattattattataaaactaacatattataaaaataaaagtcacaaTATTGTcagatttttatcattttatagtTTAACGATATTGTTGTGTTATCAAACATGTCCTAAAAaattttaaatgttatttaaCTTGTAGTTTAAAGTGTGACAATGACCAAAATAATTTCAATAATATGTGAAATgttatcacataataattaataataaaaaattgttattctttaattattctaaaattttgtttatttttttacaattaaaaaataaatatgtgaaattttataaaaaaatagtcaTTTTAATGAGTTTATTCCAATAAATATAAAATCGATAAAATTCACCCGACTTACCCGCTTAACCGATTTAACCCAAACCGACGGTAACCAAATTTTTTTCGGTCGAAATTGAGTCATTAAAATGAAACCACAAATTACGTCGAATTTAAATTTTAGGTCCGATACCGACCCAAACCGACTAATTGTCCACCCCTAATTTGGTATAACATTACACATTAGATTTTGGAGTAAAAGTATTTATTTAGGTTATGAATCTTGAAATTCAAAATAGAGTATACGAAAACAAGCTTTTAGGGTGAACTACATATATTTTCTATCCTTTATTTACAAAaggtaatattattattttttaatatatattttctatCTTTTATTTACAATGTATTTATTAGGgaaaaaaattaatgaagatTATCAAACATCCTTGGATTATATAAATTCATGAAGAACTTATTAAGCATCCTTGAAAGATAGCAAAACCAATTATctatatagttcttgaagaatcTATCAAGCATCCAGGAGGATggcaaaacaaattattttagttCCTGAAGAATAACAACACAAAATTGTTcttatctttctctcttcttatCTATCTTCTTTCTCCTTATTTCATAACAAAGTAGTAATTATAGTGTTTTTTAAAAGGTAGCTATGTGGTAAAATGGCATTGCCAATATTCGCAAATTAATATATTTCGAGACATATATATAGAATTCTAAAATGAGTAAGCCGAAATTCACCATTTTTAAAGGTGAACAAGTAGAATGATGTGAGTTCGAACTCTCgtctttacatttatattatacggaagaaaaaaaatgagactttgatttatttaatattaaagatATAATAAAAGTAgtcataaattttaattaataacataAGACTACAATATCCTccatataaatttttataaaataatattatattgaataaataatatttatttttcattatataagattgacatataatttttttaacttgaTAGAGAAtagtaattgaattaaaattaagagttttgaaaaatatttaaattaatattcaattattttCTCTATCATACAATAATCATGTCAAACAAGTCACACCGATATGATATGTCCATCACTTACATAATACTTTTACATAATACTTagagaattaaaatatattttaataaaaagataatatttaaaataaattattgagtTTCATAAAATATTACAtgtctttaaaaaattatttattataatctcaaataataaaattaatcgtaataaataaaaaatttaacagCAATTTACAAATGTTATGTCTCAAAAATTCTAATGTCAATAaattactcaaacaataattgACATAATCATAAATCGTAAGTACATTgcaaaaaaacaaattatattactaataaatattttattggttagtaaaattacaaaaagtgattaataaattaagttaaataagtggttaataaaatatatttgtatgGTTAATGCAATGATAAAAGAGATTAATTGTCATGTACTCTCACTGCAAATTTTTTTAAGATGGTCAATGCATCATAACTATTCAAAGGTGTTGTTTTatagataattaaaataaaagttaaagtcTAGTAAAAATTTAACGATCACAATTAATTGAGAGTTTAATATCTCTTTACACCGTCCGTGTATACTAATTAAATTCATGATAAAATTGATTAATGACGCAATATATCTTATATTTGTGTTACAaagtaaatttaatttttttttataaataatataattttattttaaaaatattattaacttaataaatatgataaacaGTGTAATGGTGgaaaaaatagtgtcaaaataaCATTAGTGAAATAGCTAACATACACCACCAATATATTGAATATATTTCACTTAAACTATACTTTCATATTAATTAAGTTGATCTtcccaaataaatataaaatagtatttcttattattattattattattattattattattattattattattattatttaaaagatTGATATCGTTTGGCATTTACAATTTAACATTGTATTTtaacaatatatgaaaataaacctatcatattcattgatgttattttaagaagaaaaaacatttattaaaaataaaattgtatttaCATAACTTTATATGCTTTATATTGATTAGATACATTATTATTGTtcaatgaattaaaaaatattatctttTCAAAATATATAAACTGCTTGTTCTTAGaaaatttatctcctaaatttattaactaatatatatatatatggagcatatcaagtgagagcattttataatgagagatgagaggaatgacATATAAAATTcctattaaaaaatgacatattttagtctcTACAAAATTTATATGTATGTAATTTTAGtctctattatttttaaaattatttaattatcttttaaatttttgaagaatttttttcATAGATATTTACAAcactataaaatatttatttactaaattttagaattttttaaaatgagaagaattaaatataatttttttaaattttaaaagataatgataaatgtAATGAAAATCttaacttagaaatcaaattttgagttttttttaagaAACTTTTAGTAACGTTCTAAatatgtctgcaaaataatcattcaaaaaaatatattaatttaataatagagactaaaactacatgcataataattttataagtatCAGGACATACCACATTTTTTTATaggaccaaaaacaaaatttaataatttaccTGAATAAAAACATAGTTTAATTATGATCTCAAACAGTGATATGGAATAAACTTAATATAGCTCGTCTTCGAGTGATCATGATGCTGTGGCTTACATGTCATAGTAAGCTTGCTAAAAAAAGCTTCATAGATTTGGTCTAATTGATAATAATGTGGAAACTAGAGATCACCTCTTCTTTGAATGTGGTACTGTTAAAATTATTTGGAATCAAGTGATGGAATGGATTCAAATTGCCCACATATAAGAGGAGTGGAATCAAGAACTTCCATGGATTATGAAACAATGTAAAGGAAAGGGGTGGAAAGCAAAAATTATGAAACTAGTGGTCACTGAAACTATATACAGCGTATGGAGGCTCTGGATTGACAAGATTTTAAGAACAATATTCTATAATTGATAAAATAGTGTATAGAGGGTAGTATAGTATTAAAATTAGAAAGCAGATTGCTCGTCTAATGATAATTAGTCTAATGATGCTCTCTTTTAAATTTTGTCTCTTTTTGTCAGTTAGATCCATGAAATCACtttgtatatttttttcttttgaattaatcaaatttgtttattaaaaaaaattaattattgaatgaataaaaaaaactCTCTTATATTAAAGATAGGAGTGGAGTGGTATTAAATTACACAtgagttattttatttataaagacAAAATCTAAAACAAGACACGATGCTTCCTGTGACTGTATTATGTATATATTAGCTGAGCCCCATACAAAGATGACAAAAGCACGATGGTAGGGACGTAATTCATGGAAAAATACTACTACGAAACTGACGCATCGCACTTCCAATTTttctaaataaaacaaaaaaatcaaaattatatttcttctcaacaaaaaatatatatataaatccacCAAAATGAGGCCACGCAGAGACACTAATAACAGATTCAATATCAATTTCAATTTCCACCATTCAGCAACAAAACCAACCACCGCGTCCCCACGGCGGCGAGCTCCTCCGTTTACGAAACGATTACTCCTCTTCATGGCGGGACAATCCAGAAAATGGATGATCCTTGTCGTCACGATTTGGATTCAGGCTTTCACCGGAACGAATTTTGATTTCTCGCAATACTCGTCGTCGTTGAAAGCCGCACTCGGAATTTCTCAGGCGCAGCTTAATTATTTGGCCACCGCGAATGATATGGGGAAGGTTTTCGGTTGGTCTTCTGGTTTGGCGCTTATTTATCTTCCTGTTTCGGTTGTTATGTTTATTACGGCATTCATGGGTTTTTTTGGGTATGGTCTTCAATGGCTTCTCATCAACCATTTCATCGATTTGCCTTATTTTCTGGTAatttcaatctcttcttacacTTTTTTACATtacaagtaattttttttttatattaattaaacttAGCTTCATTAATGTTAATAAAGAATTTacctttttttaaatttgaaaataataatgtgataattaaaattaattatcaatGTAATAAATTTAAATAGTTATTTCTCGCTATATCAGCTCAGGTAGTAAACGTAAAAGAACATCCTATGCATGGTGGAGTTAGTAGTTATGGGTTGAAAATTTCAAGTACTCCAGGTTAATTGTACTGTTTTCAACTTaattaaaagagaaaagagaCTATGTGTTTACATTGTTGTATATCCCCTTAAATtagattgaaaattttaaattatttatatcacATAACAGAATGATATAAGATATATTGTTATACCATTTTTATATTGTGGTTGTATctcaattaaatttttatttaaatagttttcttttctttttgtttttggatttttctgtttttctatgtCTACTTAGAACTATTAATGAAAGACACAGTGCTCTGGTAgtgtaaataaaatattacatatacatctaattaaaatattttaaagtattaaatcatataaataatttaaaatttacagtCTAATTTAGCAGAATACATAATTGTCATTGATTGACAGtgtgaaaataatttataatgtAAGTGCACAATCCATTTTCTCTTTTGAGTATAATGGATAATGGTAGTGTACTGTCAGCGTAAATAAGTATTACATAAAcatctaattaaaatattttaaagtgtcaaatcatactaataatttaaaatttagagTCTGATTTGGCAGGAAACAAGGTTGTCATTGGttgacaatataaaaataatttacactattAGTACACTATCCATTTTCTCTTTCGAGTTTAATGGCAGTGTACTCTCATGGTAAATAAGTATTATACAAACatccaattaaaatattttaaagtgtcaaatcatactaataatttaaaatttacagtCTAATTTAACAGGATAGATGATAATTTAACAGAATAGATGGTTGTCATTAGTTGACGGTATGAGTGCACCATTCATTTTCTCTTTTGAATTTAATGGTAATGCATTGTAACTGTAAATAAGTATTGCACAAACATCCAATTAAAATATTCTAATGATGAGGCATATCAAAAAATTTAATCTTAAAAATGTTTTATTGCTTAGTCAtatcaattaattattaaaatattctaATGATGAGGCATATCAAAAAATTTAATCTTAAAAATGTTTTATTGCTTAGTCATATCAATTAATTTTGATTTAAGTTTATGGCACATATATTTGAAATATCGTTGTCATCATGTTTTCCTGTTTTGAAGGTTGTGACGTTGTGTGTTTGGTTATATTGAGTTTAATGTTTTGTCGTTTATGTTTGAGATCTGGTTTTTCGGTGGCTTTCAAGGATTCATTCATTGTATATTCTTGTGGTTTTAAGAATGGTTCCAAAAGCACAGCTAAGCAATTCTTTCTTATTTGCTTTAAAAACTAGAGCAGCCATGTTTTAGCAAATAAATTATATTCCTTAATCATAATTATTATTGCAATAGTATACAACTTATGTGACCTGTACCAGAAAAAACCTGTAGTGACATTGGTTATCATTGGATTTATATTCCTTAATCATTAGTTGTaaattctatattttatttttaaaattatatatgaaataatgaATGTGCATTCAAATGTATTTTCTGCTAATCACCAAGTGATTGAGTTCAAGTATTTGATGAACTCTACTTAAGGTCAAATCATTTAGGAAAATAAGATCGAATATTAggtacaacaatttttttttctagACTTTATACATCTCTCAAATAAAGAATAGATCAGAATGAAAGAAGTCAAACAATTAGAGATAgaaaaagatttagaaaaattATAAGAAAAGTTATTCAGAAAGATTTTGAAATTACCGATTAAGATAGAAACACCGTCTTGGATAAAATATTGTATCGAAAGTTGATCCATATAGTTGACCCccttaggctttgtttggattgatggaaccggatggagcggagcggaatgggatggaataaaatgatattccattgtttggataatttaaaaacggatggaacaGAGCGGAAtagagtggtatggattccattccattccatcacttaccatcATTTTTCttaccctccgatttgggcggaatgaacaacttatcttgttccgtcctaaaatttccaaacaatggaatggtatcttcgttccgctccgttccactccgctccatcttactccgctccgctccattccgctacgttgattttatgatatccaaacatagccttagaccatttacaatggggtgttgaaaaaattattcaatagttgaatgtctacaatggtttgttgaatgaggtgtttaatgtgatgtggattaattggtgttgaaaagattcaacatgttgaatgagaaaaaggtggggccacatgcaacactttacacaattttattggttgttgtgattatttagattttattttcttttaatcatttaaaattaattatttcatagtaaataaattttttatttatttttatttttatcaaaatttattattttttttcctctataaatagagacttggttcatttgatttggactcataaaaaaaaattcacttttaattgataatagatattaatatataatcataaaaacaaaactttaaaagaaaataagaatatgatgtggggtagggtgttgaattttattaaacaaaaccattgtagtgaaaaaaaattgaataggtgttgaattattaggtggaagagagagaaaatgatgtggaagataaaaagtgaaaaagtagggtgttgaataatgtaaccattgtacatagtcttagTGGAATAAGGTTAAGTTGTTTaaaaagatctcgagattaacaaTTGAGATTTTCATGGTAGACTTTAGAACAATAATTGCATGAGATATGTGAATGTGTTGCAATTTACAAAGCGAATAGCTCATAATTCAGTTGTAGCTTGCATCAATCAAACAATTTCACTTGATATTTGTTTTGGGTTCTTATTTCCCTTGGTTTTACTCTAAAATAAAATGCTTATTACTTATTTGATTTAAGCTGGAAGTTTCAACATAACATATATATTTGGTCTCGTGTTCAAATCACGTCACATTCAATTTCTTGTGTTCCAATGCTCTTTTGTCGCAGAGTTTGTGAAACTAAAGTTTGGCGCTTTCGGATTGCCACAAGGTGTCACCACAGTTTCACAATCTCGCCACCAAACATACACATAATGAAAGTTACCTAAATTAGTCTTTTCCTACAAACTATAAGAGCTTGACAAGCGATGCTCTAGATTTGAGACACAGCCGACACTGGTAATTTCCCTGTAAAGATATGCTGTATATtcaataaaagtttttttttacctGAGAGGAATACATTAAAACAATGAGTTTCAGTGATTTTGTAGTTATACATGGTAAATGGTTACGGGTAACTGAGGTAAGACTGATTAACTTTTACACATTCATGAATTCCAATATGCTGATAATTATGCAACCGAGCTGATTTACTATGAATTCTTATTGGCAGGTGTTTCTTCTGTGTCTTTTAAGTGGTTGTAGCATCTGCTGGTTCAATACTGTATGTTTTGTTCTCTGCATTAGGAATTTTCCGGTTCACCGAACACTTGCATTATCACTTACTGTGAGTTTCAATGGTGTCAGCGCAGCCCTTTATACTCTTGCTGCCAATTCCATAGACCCATCATCTGACGAACTGTATCTTCTTTTGAATGCCCTTGTTCCCCTTCTTGTTTGCATTGCAGCAATTGTTCCAATTCTTCGCCAACCGCCTGTAGATCCTCTTCCACCAGACGCATTTAACCGCGACTCGCTAGTATTTCTAATCTTGAACTTCCTAGCCATTTTCACTGGCCTTTATCTCCTCTTGTTTGCCTCAACTGCTTCTTCCATGACTTCAGCTCGGCTACACTTTGGTGTAACTATTCTTCTCCTCACCCTCCCGATGTTTATTCCTGGCATTGTATATGCCCGGGCTTGGGCTCGACGTACCATCCATTCCAGCTTTAAGATAGAAGGATccagcttccttcttgttcatgATGATGCTCTTGAGCTGCATAAAGAACTACTTAGCCGTCACAATAGTCTTACGGGCAATGGAGATTCTTACAGCCTGCTAAGCAACAATGGATCAATGTATTCAAGTCAGAAGACAAGTGATAGTGATATGTGTTGTGAGAGGATGATTGGTCAGGATCACTTGACAATGCTAGGAGAAGAACACTCGGCTGCGGTGCTTCTCCGAAGGTCAGACTTTTGGCTATACTACATTACATACTTCTGTGGAGGTACAATTGGTCTCGTCTATAGCAATAATCTGGGACAGATTTCTCAATCTCTGGGCCTGAAATCAAGTACTTCTACCCTTGTTACTCTCTATGCATCCTTTTCGTTTTTCGGCCGCTTGCTTTCAGCCGGACCAGACTATATTCGTAGGTAAGCATTATCTTCATTCTATAAGACAAGTTTAAATAAGTTAATCCAAACATGTCCTACATATGAGAAAAtagtctttgttttctttttcttcaattaGAAGTGAATATTGTAAATAAAGTTATAACATTTATGATGAAACTATCTTCTGCATTGCAGTAAGTTCTACTTTGCAAGAACTGGCTGGCTCTCAATTGCACTTATACCAACACCGATTGCGTTCTTCTTGCTCGCTGCATCAGACAGTTCTCTGGCTCTGCATACAGGAACTGCACTAATAGGAATGAGTTCTGGTTTCATATTTGCAGCTGCGGTTTCAGTTACATCCGAGCTTTTTGGACCCAACAGCGTTGGTGTCAATCACAACATTGTCATAACAAATATCCCCATTGGTTCGCTTCTCTACGGTTTCCTCGCTGCACTAGTTTATGATGCCCATGCTCAGGCACACTCAACGCCGGGAAACTTGACAACGTCTGAGTCAGTAGTTTGCATGGGAAGGCAATGCTACTTCTGGACTTTTGTCTGGTGGGGATGCATATCTGTCCTGGGACTATGTTCTAGTATGCTGTTATTCCTAAGAACCAGACATGCATATGAACATTTTGAGGAACACCGGACTTCAACACATGCTATTGTGTCTTAAATTTTGTTGTTAATGAGACATAATGATCAATCATAGTGCGGCTGAATTCATTTCGACAGTAGCATAAGCTTTGCTTGTACAGGTGTCGAGAAGCAGAGTAAGAGTAAAAGCTAGTGTGATTTTTAAGGAATGTAGTTTGTATTGTAGTGTTGTATCGTAGAGGTTAGTTAGATATTCAGAAGCAAAAGGAATAAGGAATTTGCTTTGCTCTACAGTGCACACACAAAAATTAAgaaaagtgaaaaagtaaaaaaaaaaaagaaaaaagaatagaaCATATAAGCTTCATATCTTCATGTattgaaaaaatgaaaacaaaataaataaagaaaaagtgTTTCTAGCCTAAGCCTCAAGGGTAGATACAAAATGTATGATCTTTTATACAACGAAACAACCTCTCATATGCTAATGCCATTTTCTTTGCTGTAAACATAGAGGCGGCATATTCGCGACAAGCCTTTCCTCTTTGTGCTAGCCTCACAGGTCCATCCTTTACAACATCTTCAAGTGCCTCTAATAAGGACTCTACATTAGGAGAGAACATGAAACCGTACTCATCATCAACCAAAAGAGTACCTTTAATACTTGGAAACCTTGATGCCAAAAGAGGCTTCCCACTCATCATAGCTTCCATCAAAGTAAGATCAAGCCCTTGTGGCCTAAGTGTTGGATTGACAAAAATGTCAATCGCGTTATAAAATGCTCTCAACATGGTAGGACTCATTGATCCCAAAACAAGAACCTGTTTTCCTAAATCCCTGTACCTGTTCTCCCATGGTCCAGAACCAGCAACAATCAAATACACACTAGGATGTTTTGCTATTAGCCTTGAATATGCTTCATGAAGTAGATGATGACCTTTGTCTTTAACCAATCTCCCAGCTACACCAAGTACCAAACTAGCATTCCTCGGAATCCCGATTTTGATTCTAAATTCTCTCCCCAATTCAACATCTTCTCCAAACTCATCCTCATCAACACCATTCACAATCACATGAACTCTTTTACTAGGAATCTGATAAAAATCCCTTAGCATCTCACCACAACTATCACTAATAGCAACATGATGAGCATAGCTTCTGAAGAATCTTATCTCATTCAACACCTTAGGTACAACACCCTGCAAACTTTTGTTGAAAAGAGGTGAAATGGGCTCATCAGATCTTCTAGCCAAGTCCTGAAAAATCCCTGATTGCAAACTCTCAAGTGCTATACCATGCCAAGACACTGCAAGGTTTGAGAGGTTCCTAGCTACATAATGAGGAAGTGCAACACTTTCTGAATGAATAACATCAAAGGGCTCTTTTTTATTCTCTTCCTCATATTGTTCCAATGCTTTGTTGTATCTCCATTTTCCCATTTCACCTTCATGAAAATGGATAAAAGGGTATTTACCTTGTTGAGTTTCTGAGGTTTTTTCATCTTGGGGTGATGTAAAAATATGAACTTTATGTCCTCTTTGAGCTAGAGCAGTATGAAGGGTATAAGCATGGCGTTCCATGCCACCCGGGGTTGTGGATATAGGCCATTTTCTAGTGAAAACAGCAATTTTGAGAGGTGAAAGTGGTTTCTTTTGTTGAGAAAATTGGAGTTTGTTCCATGAGAATTCAGCTGAAGTAAGATCACCAGACCAGGTTTTGGATTGGTGGTGGGAGGTAAAGGTGGTGCAAATAGAAGAGGTGGTGGGGGTGTGGAGAAGGAAAAGAGCTGGTATAGTGAAAAGGACAATAAAGAAAAGGGTTGTGAAGAAGTAAAAATTTGAAGGGGAatttggttttttggatttgttGTTTAAGGCCATTTCATCAGAGAATTCTGAAGCTTTGTGCATATAGATTATAGATAGGGATTTTAgtttttgattttgaattgtgTGTTGAAATTGTGAAAGTTAAAGGGAAATGGTGGAGACTATGTGTGATGTATTAGGGAGGTTGGCATGAAAACACTGATGAAGAGAAAGTGCGTTTGGGTTGGAATGTTATTGGAAGTGCGTTTCTCACGCCTATCTTTGAGGCAAAAAGTGGACTTTGCATCTTAAGTAATGAGATTATTTAACAAGTTGAGTGAAAAAAGAGATTATTTAACATGCACAAGTGTTGTGAAGGGAATAGTTTAATTGAATGCTGAATTTATGGTTAAGTTTTCTTTGGCTTTTGTTAGGAAAAACTTGAGTGTTACAGCATCTTGTacctttttcaatttttattcgATGAAATCATAATTTGTATGAAGTCAAACAGTACCTAACCGTTTGATCTATCTAAagtgtattttgatttttttttttaaaagctaaAATTATACAAACTTTGAATTATAGACAGTTGGATATCAATGTGACAGTCACGTTTCTCTGACTGCTTGACTATATTGAAACTTGACTAGATATAACAACACTGCGTTacacaaatttaattaaatttttttatcgtaaatattattttaaatgaaaaatatatttttgtaagtATAATTATATATAATCTTATAAAGAAGATGttttaaaatcatattaatataattttttttaaacaatatgaGAATTTGGGTTAATTTATattaaagttttattttattattttagttatattCTTTAAATTTGAAAGATGTGTCATATTTAAAGGAAtagtttaatattataaaaaaattatattaaatcattgtatgtattatttttaactaattattaaatattttttcttcttttttattgcaGTATGTATTAAGCT encodes:
- the LOC131641627 gene encoding phosphatidylinositol N-acetylglucosaminyltransferase gpi3 subunit-like — translated: MHKASEFSDEMALNNKSKKPNSPSNFYFFTTLFFIVLFTIPALFLLHTPTTSSICTTFTSHHQSKTWSGDLTSAEFSWNKLQFSQQKKPLSPLKIAVFTRKWPISTTPGGMERHAYTLHTALAQRGHKVHIFTSPQDEKTSETQQGKYPFIHFHEGEMGKWRYNKALEQYEEENKKEPFDVIHSESVALPHYVARNLSNLAVSWHGIALESLQSGIFQDLARRSDEPISPLFNKSLQGVVPKVLNEIRFFRSYAHHVAISDSCGEMLRDFYQIPSKRVHVIVNGVDEDEFGEDVELGREFRIKIGIPRNASLVLGVAGRLVKDKGHHLLHEAYSRLIAKHPSVYLIVAGSGPWENRYRDLGKQVLVLGSMSPTMLRAFYNAIDIFVNPTLRPQGLDLTLMEAMMSGKPLLASRFPSIKGTLLVDDEYGFMFSPNVESLLEALEDVVKDGPVRLAQRGKACREYAASMFTAKKMALAYERLFRCIKDHTFCIYP
- the LOC131641615 gene encoding protein NUCLEAR FUSION DEFECTIVE 4-like; this encodes MRPRRDTNNRFNINFNFHHSATKPTTASPRRRAPPFTKRLLLFMAGQSRKWMILVVTIWIQAFTGTNFDFSQYSSSLKAALGISQAQLNYLATANDMGKVFGWSSGLALIYLPVSVVMFITAFMGFFGYGLQWLLINHFIDLPYFLVFLLCLLSGCSICWFNTVCFVLCIRNFPVHRTLALSLTVSFNGVSAALYTLAANSIDPSSDELYLLLNALVPLLVCIAAIVPILRQPPVDPLPPDAFNRDSLVFLILNFLAIFTGLYLLLFASTASSMTSARLHFGVTILLLTLPMFIPGIVYARAWARRTIHSSFKIEGSSFLLVHDDALELHKELLSRHNSLTGNGDSYSLLSNNGSMYSSQKTSDSDMCCERMIGQDHLTMLGEEHSAAVLLRRSDFWLYYITYFCGGTIGLVYSNNLGQISQSLGLKSSTSTLVTLYASFSFFGRLLSAGPDYIRSKFYFARTGWLSIALIPTPIAFFLLAASDSSLALHTGTALIGMSSGFIFAAAVSVTSELFGPNSVGVNHNIVITNIPIGSLLYGFLAALVYDAHAQAHSTPGNLTTSESVVCMGRQCYFWTFVWWGCISVLGLCSSMLLFLRTRHAYEHFEEHRTSTHAIVS